Part of the Candidatus Chlorohelix allophototropha genome, AGTGCTGCAAAGCCAGCGCCGACGAAACTTGTGGGGCTGGTTAGAGCATCAGTTTCGTCGGGGGGCTGATATTAATGTGCAAGGGTAGTGATGAAAGGCTCTTACTCCTTATTCAAATAGAAATCGGTTACAATCGGATGCGCGTTGTGCGGAGGGCGTATATAATTTTCATCGGCAGGCGGACGTGGATTTAACCTGACTGGTTGGGGCAATACTTCCTGATATGGGAATTTGCTGAGTAAATGGTTAATACAGTTTAAATGCGCCCGGTGCTTATCATTTGCTTCAACTTGATACCAGCGTGCTTCGGGAATATCTGTATATTCCATCATCTTGTCTTTCGCTTTGGAATACTCCACCCAGCGTTCGCGCGATAAAAGATCCATATCGCTCAGTTTCCACAGCTTGGCAGGATTACCTGAACGCTCCTGAAAACGTTTTTCCTGTTCCTCATCGCTCACTGAAAGCCAGTATTTGATCAAATGAATCCCGGCGCTTACCAGCAATTTCTCAAATTGTGGGCAAGCGCGCATGAATTCCCAGTATTCTTCATCGCTACAAAAGCCCATTACATGCTCTACACCCGCGCGGTTGTACCAACTACGGTCAAAGATAACTATCTCACCGGCGGCGGGCAAATGTGCAACATAACGTTGGAAGTACCATTGAGTCCGTTCCACATCCGAAGGTTTTCCCAGCGCCACCAACCTAACGCCACGTGGGTTGAGCGGTTCAACAATCCGCTTAATTGTTCCCCCTTTACCGGCGGCATCACGTCCTTCAAAAAGGATGAGTAGCCGTTGACCCCTTTCTTTTACCCAATATTGCAAGCGCACCAATTCAAATTGCAGACGCTTAAGTTCCTTTTCATAGAAAGGTTTAGTCAGTCTTATAAGGTTTTTTGGCGACTCCTCCTCTCCATTTAAATGTATTTCGAGTGCATCAGGAAGAATTATCGGCTTAGATAACACTTCATTCTCTGCCCTTTTTTTCTTATTTTTGATATGGTTATCTTTTGTTTTAGCCATGTGTACACCTTCTATACTATTCAAGGGTTTTAAGTGAATCAAACGCCAATGACGGATTTTCAGGGTAGGCTAAAGTTTTAAAACGTGGATAGGGTAAATACTTGGGTTTCCAATAATTAGAGCATACAGCAGAATTTAATTGTGTCAAGTTGGGCGAACAAATTTCAAAGGAATGAAAAAAACCGGGCAAAGCTCCCGGTTTTCTCACTCTCAAAAAATCTATTGTTGCAGCACATAAGTACCGGGTGCGGCTGCAATCGCGGGGTAATGACCTTCTGACCCAATGGAAGGTGGCTCAACCTTACCGCTCGAATGCGCTGCCAACCAAGCTTGCCAAGTAGGCCACCATGAACCTTTTTGAACTGGCGTAACTGCTTGCCAGATATCGGGATCAACATATTTATCGGTAGAGTAGCGAGTGGATATTTGGTAGGAACGGTTCGCATGCCCCGGTTCACTGACAATACCCGAATTATGCCCACCACTGGTCAGTACAAATGTAACATCCGTATCCACCGGTAGCATAAGTTTATGTACGGAACGCCAAGGTGCAACATGATCTTTGCTGGTAGCTACTGCAAAGATGGGGGCGCGAATATCGCTTAACACAATCGGGCGATCACCAACTTTGAAACGTCCTTCAAAAAGGTCATTGTTCAAAAATAGGGTACGCAGATATTCAGAATGCATGCGATAGGGTAATCGCGTGCCATCTGCGTTCCATGCCATCAAGTCATTAAGCTGTTCGGCATGTCCCAGCAAATATTCATTGATTATGCGCGACCAAATTAAATCATTAGAGCGCAATAACTGGAAAGCCCCTGCCATTTGTTTTGTGTCAAGATATCCCTGATTCCACATAATATCTTCAAGATAATTTACTTGGCTCTCGTCAATAAAGAGCATCAATTCGCCTGCTTCGGTAAAATCGGTTTGAGCAGCCAATAAGGTAACACTTTGTAGGCGATCATCCCCGTCTCGCGCCATGGCGGAAGCCGCAATTGTCAGGAAAGTACCGCCAATACAATAGCCTAAAGCATGAATTTTACGATCAGGAACAACCGCCGAAATTACATCTAGAGCTGCCATAATTCCCAAGGTGCGATAATCCTCCATACCAAGATCACGGTCTTGCGCGCCGGGGTTTTTCCACGAAATGAGAAAAACAGTATGCCCGTTGTCAACCAAATATTTTACCAGAGAATTTTGTGGAGAAAGATCAAGGATGTAATATTTCATGATGCAAGCTGGCACTATCAAAACAGGTTCAGCAAAAACTTTATCGGTTGTGGGAGAATACTGAATTAACTCTATAAGACGGTTGCGATAAATAACTTTACCGGGTGTAACCGCTACATTTTTACCAACTTTAAATTTTTCTGCGCCTGCCGGTTTTTGTCCCTGTATGTTACGCTGCCAGTCTTCTATGAAGTTTGAAGTCCCTTTTACAAGGTTAGCGCCGCCTTCTAAAGTGGTGGCTTTCAGTACTTCAGGGTTGGTAGCCACATAATTTGAAGGCGATACCATATCCAACAATTGTCGCGCCGCAAAGTAAAGGAAGTCCTCATTATGTCGCGAAACACCCGGAATACCGGTAGTGGCATAATGCCACCATTGCTCGGTCATTAGAAAATTTTGGTAGTAGAGGTTAAAGGGCCATTTTTGCCATTCTGCCCCGTTGAAGCGGGTATCTTGTGGCAGAGGTTTGATTACCGGTTCTGCATTAGGATCAGCAGAGTGGGAAGCGTAAAGCATAAGACGCTGCATATTGCGCTGCATATTGTCTAATAATTCTGCTTGTTTACCCGGTGAAGTGCCAAGGTGAACTAGCCAATCCAAATATGCCAACATGAGGGCTGCAGGGGGTACACCCATATTGAAGCGCCCCGCCCATGCATGCACCATTCGGTCAATATTAGAAAAAGCTTCTGAGCTTTTCATTGTGTTTTCCATAGCATTGCTCCATCGAAATGATTAGGATTTTCAGCTAAAAATTGCACCAAATTTTGATAAATCGTTTTCTAATTCAAAATATAGTTACAAATACTACAATCTAGTTTATAGAATAAAGGTTAATTTTAGGGTAAAAACTCTTGATACTTGCCAAATATGAACTTGCCCTAGAATAGTGAAATGACTCTATGGCTTGCCTTTACATTGCGATCTTTTGGTTATTGCCGACTCCGGTAATATTCGCGTAGTAATATGGAAAATAGGGTAAAATAGGTTGCTATCTAAAGTATGTAAAGAAATAGAAGGAGTTAGGTATGTGTTTGGCTGTACCGGGTCAGGTTAAACTGATGTATGAAGTGGGTGATATACAAATGGGTAAGGTGGATTTCAGCGGAATACAGAAGGAAGTTTGCCTAGCGTATCTACCGGATATTCAGGTTGGCGATTATGTGATTGTGCATGTAGGTTTTGCTATCACTAAGCTTGACGAAAAATCGGCTCTGGAAACGCTGGCGCTCTTTCAGGAAATAGGGCTGCTGGAAGAAGAACTTGATTCTAAAGTATAGAAGTAGTAATTATGAAATATTTAAGTGAATTTCGCGATGAAAACCTGGCAAAATCAATGCTGGATGAAATACGCCGCGTTACCACCCGCAAGTGGGCAATTATGGAAGTATGCGGTGGACAGACCCACTCCATCATCCGCAACGGTATTGACCAGCTTTTGCCTTCTGAAATCGAACTGATTCACGGACCGGGTTGCCCGGTTTGTGTTACTCCTCTGGAAATGATAGATAAGGCTTTATTGATTGCTTCCCGCTCGGAGGTTATTTTTTGCTCGTTTGGCGATATGTTGCGGGTTCCGGGCAGTTCTAAAGATTTGTTTCGCGTGAAAAGCGAAGGAGGGGATGTACGTATCGTCTATTCTCCTTTGGATGCTCTGAAATTAGCCAGTGAAAACCCCACAAAAGAGGTGGTTTTCTTCGGGATAGGCTTTGAAACTACTGCTCCCGCCAATGCAATGACTGTTTTCCAAGCAAAACGACAGGGTGTGAAGAACTTTTCTATGTTGGTATCACATGTACTGGTGCCGCCCGCCATCGAAGCAATCCTTAATTCCCCCCATAATCGGGTGCAGGCTTTTCTAGCGGCTGGTCATGTGTGCAGTGTGATGGGTTACTGGCAATATGAACCGTTGGTAGAAAAATATAAAGTGCCAATCGTTGTAACCGGGTTTGAACCGCTCGATGTGCTGGAAGGGATTCGGCGCACGATTTTACAACTGGAGGCAGGACGCGGCGAAGTTGAGAACGCTTATGAGCGGGCTGTTAATTATGAGGGCAATATACCTGCGCAGAATTTGCTGAAACAGGTTTTTGAAGTTACCGATCAGAAATGGCGAGGAATTGGGCTGATACCTGCCAGCGGTTGGAAACTGGGCGAAAGTTACCGCGAATTTGATGCCGCTATTAAATTTGAGGTTGCTGATATCCAAACCCAAGAGTCGGCTTTGTGTCACAGCGGTGAAGTGCTTCAAGGGATGCTCAAGCCTAATGAATGTCCTGCTTTTGGCAAGGAATGTACCCCCCGCAAGCCGCTAGGGGCGACGATGGTTTCTTCAGAAGGGGCTTGCGCTGCTTATTATCAGAATGGTCGCTTTATCAATCTGGAAGTAGTAAGAAAATGACCGATGCTTTGAATTTTGAAGGTTGGAGTTGCCCGTTACCTTTGCGCGATTATCCTAATATAGTGATGGGACATGGCGGTGGTGGCAAATTATCAGCCGAGTTGGTGGAACATCTTTTCCTGCCCGCTTTCAAGAATCCGACCCTACAAGCGTTGGGTGATTCTTCCGTGCTTGAAGTTTTGGGGGGACGTTTGGCTTTTTCCACCGATTCTTTTGTAGTACAACCGCTGTTTTTCCCTGGCGGTAGCATCGGAGATTTGGCGATAAACGGCACTGTAAATGATTTAGCCATGAGTGGCGCTACCCCTCTTTATCTCAGCGCCGGATTTATAATCGAGGAAGGCTTATCTGTAGCAGCTTTACATAAAATTGTTGAAGATATGGCAATAGCCGCCCGAAAAGCGGGCGTTATGCTGGTAACAGGCGATACCAAAGTGGTGGAAAAAGGTCATGGCGATGGTATCTATATCAATACCAGTGGCATCGGGCTTATTCCAAATGGAGTTAACATTGCCCCAAACCGCGCCAAACCGGGCGATGTGGTGATTGTCAGTGGTACAATCGGCGATCACGGTATGGCTATTATGAGCGTGCGCGAGGGTCTAGAATTTGAAACAACCCTTTCCAGCGACTCAGCGGCGCTCAACGGGTTGGTGGAAGTGATGCTGGAGCTTACCACCGATATTCATGTGCTACGAGACCCTACTAGAGGCGGAGTGGCAGCAACCCTAAACGAAATAGCCAAAACCTCACAGGTAGGAATTAGCCTTGATGAGCGAAAGATTCCGGTCAAGCCTGAAGTAGCTTCTGCCTGTGAATTACTGGGTATGGATCCATTGCATGTAGCTAATGAGGGCAAATTGATTGCAATTGTGCCGCAACATAGCGCCGATAAATTGCTTGAAGGTATGAGAAAGCATCCGCATGGCGCGGGCGCGGTTATTATTGGCGAAGTGGTGGCACAGCACCCCGGCGTGCTGGTGGCAAAAACAGGTATTGGTGGTACGCGGGTAGTTGATATGCAGCTTGGTGAACAATTACCCAGAATTTGTTAGCTTGCTCGGCTGCTTTTTTTGCGCAAGGGCTTACAGCTTTGTTTTAACACAGCGCGAAAAGAGTGGTGGAATCTTTAATTTAGGAATTACCCACTATTCCGATTCGATTGCGGAAACCCGTGCTGCCTTAATTCGTTCTACTGCGTTGATCAGGTCTTGCTGACCTACGAAAACCCGATTATGGCGGGCTGTTCGTATTGCAGCATCAATAACTGCATTCTTTATATCACGTCCGCAAACATCCTCAATTCTGGCTAGTTCTTCAATTGATACATCCTGCCCCAGCGGAAGCTCTTTGGGTAAATGCTTCATCCAAATTTCCCGGCGACTCTTTTCATCAGGCATCGGAAAATGGATATAGCGAACCCGCGTTTCAAAAGCCTGATCATAGCTTTTGATTAGGTTTGTGGCAAAAATAACCACCCCTTGGTAAAGCTCTAACGATATCATTAATTGACCGCGAATAGCGTTAATCGCCTGTTCTGAAGCCTGTGTTACTTCGGTCAGCCTCTTTGAAAGTAAAGAATCTGCTTCATCAATAAACAGAACGGCTTTATCTCGTTGGGCGGCAAAGAAGAGCGCCTCCACATTTTTTGGTCCCTCCCCGTGATACTTACTTTCAATCTGACCATAACTGGCGGTCAAGATGGGCACACCTAGGTATTGTGCTAGGGCGTGCGCTGCCAGCGTTTTGCCTGTTCCGGGAGGTCCAAAGAAATTTAAAGCGGTGCGGGGATTGGGTTCAATTGCCCGTAGATTCCATTCGTAGAAAATTTTGTGATCCAACCGGATACTGTCAATAGAAGAAAGTAAGGTTTCTTTTAATTCCTCAGGAAGGGATAAAAAATCGAAGGAATAGAGCGGTGGGCGGGCTTTATATTGGGTTGCGCGTTCTTCCAAGGTTATCTCATCAGTAATCCGATTTTTGGATGGGCTAGGTTTATTCGGGACAGGTTTGGAATTTTCCTTATCTTTTGAGGCAACCTTTTCCTCAAGTATTGGCGGGGTAAAAATGGATTTTTCTTCAAATTTTGAAGTACTGATGGTTATATTGACCTCCTGAAGCTGCCCTAGGACTAGCAAGTCGCCAACCGCCGTTTTAAACAGTTCCCGGCAGTTTTGGGCAATGATTTCAGGGACAGTATCGGGCAATCCCTTAATACTCAACTCCATATTATTTTTTAAAACCCATTCATAGGAGCCTCTGTTAGAAGTGGGCGAAGGTTTTGCGACTATTGCGCCCTTCTCAGCTTTTGAGTCTTGGAAGAGATTTATATATTTTTTGATCGTTTGCTCCGCTGGAATTTTGCTTACTCTTTTGAACATAGAAATCTTCTTTGTTATTTAACATTTTGACTAGTTTCAAAAGATTTTAACACAACTGAAGCTTTTTTAAATCAGAAAGATAGGAGTGTGAAACAGATTTTGCAATTAGGTTCAAAGGTACAATTAGCTCCGTTTTCATCCCATGCATAAGAAGAGAAAGTGAGAAGGTAATAAATGAACTGGGGGAAGAACTAAGAAGGATAAGGGTAGCGAGGGGTGAGACGGTAAAGGAAGTTGCGGATAAGTTAGCGGTGAAGAGTTCTGAAATATTCTTTGTGGAAGAAGGAACAATAAAGAATGAAACAGCCCCCCTTTAGAGCTTACGTGAAGTATATATATTATAATGGAATAAGCATCAAAGAAATGCATCTATTGGCAGAAATAAGAGGAGAGAATATTTAATATCAAGCTAATTGAATTTAAATTCACGTAGCTTGAAAGCCTTTCAATAGAGGCGTTTATATTTTCCGCGCTAGCGCTGGAAATCACAACTGATAAATTTCAGGAGCATATTAACATGAATAACCCATATGATGAAAATAGATTTACAAATCGACTGATAAATGAAACCAGTCCTTACCTCTTGCAACACGCCCACAACCCGGTGAACTGGTATCCGTGGGGTGAAGAGGCTTTTGCCAAAGCGCGTGCCGAAAACAAGCCTGTGCTGCTTTCAGTGGGTTACTCTGCTTGTCACTGGTGTCATGTGATGGAGCGAGAGTCTTTTGAAAATGAAGAAATCGCCGCTCTTATGAACGAAAACTTCGTTAGTATTAAAGTGGATCGCGAAGAACGCCCGGATATAGATTCGATCTATATGGAAGCGGTTACGGCTCTGACAGGGAGGGGCGGATGGCCTATGACCGTTTTCTTGACACCGGAAGGCGCGCCTTTTTACGGCGGTACTTACTTTCCACCCGATAATCGCTATAGTGGGATGGCTAGTTTTCCGCAGATACTTAACACGCTCTCTGATGTTTTCCGTGAACAGCCTGAAGATATTGCGAACAATGCCACCGAGCTAAAAAATATGTTGAACAGCAGTCTGTCAGAGCGGGGTGTACAGACTACAGGAGACCTCAATGTTGCTATGCTCAATTCTGCCACCGAGAATTTAAACGCTCAGTTCGATACTAAAAAGGGGGGCTTGGGTAATGCTCCCAAATTCCCGCAAGCCGCTGCGCTCGATTATGTCTTGAAGAGTTGGAGGCGCAACTCAAGCCGCAAAGTGCTGGAAAACCTGTTGCTTACACTCGACCGGATGGCAATGGGCGGAATGTACGATCAGTTGGGTGGCGGCTTTCATCGCTATTCAACCGATGCCGATTGGTTAGTACCGCACTTTGAAAAGATGTTGTACGATAATTCGCAATTAAGTCTGCTTTACCTAGAAGCCTTCCTTGCAACCGGACGCGGCTTTTATCGCCAGATAGCAGAACATATACTTGAATATATTCAGCGTGAGATGACTTACCCGGAGGGTGGTTTCTACAGTACCCAAGATGCCGATAGTGAGGGCGAAGAGGGTAAATTTTTCGTCTGGAGCAAGCGTGAGATTGAGGAAATCTTAGGGGTAGAAGATGCCGCCGTTATTTGCCGTTTCTATAATGTTAGTGAGCGTGGTAACTGGGAAGGGCATAATATCCTACATGTAACAAGTCCTCTGCAACAGATAGTGCAGGAACTTGGTAAAAGTGAGGATGAAATTGAAGAGGTTCTCGGATTCAGCCTCGACAAGCTATTCGAAGTACGCGAGCAGCGCATAAAACCGGGTAGAGATGAAAAAATCCTGACTTCTTGGAATGGGCTGATGCTCAAATCCTTTGCAGTGGCAGGGCGCGTGTTAGACAATCCCGCTTATATCCACATTGCTAAAAATAACGCCGAGTTTGTATTGAAATATTTGAAGAAAGAAGGACGTTTGCTACGTACTTTCAAAGATGATGTGAAGGGCAAGCAAGCGCGTCTAAACGCTTTCTTGGAGGATTACGCCTTTTTTGCCGATGGCTTACTGGCGCTCTACGAAGCTACTTTTGACCTGCGTTGGTTGGATGAGGCAAACTACCTTGCGGAGGTAATGCTGGAGCAGTTCTGGGATGAGACTATCAAGGGCTTCTATGATACTTCGCTAGACCATGAGCAATTAGTAACCCGACCTCGCAATTATATGGATAATGCTACTCCTTGTGGAAATTCGGTCGCGGTGGAAGTCTTGCTGAAACTGGCGCTGTTTACAGGTCAGGAACTTTATCGCGAAAAGGCGGCGAGTGCGCTGGAAAGTGTCGCGGGCTTGATGCCACGCCAACCACTCGGATTTGGTCGCTGGTTGTCCGCCACCGACTTTTATCTGGGTGAGGCAAAAGAAATTGTGATTGTAGGTGAGCCAGATGCGGCGGATACAAAAGCCTTGTTGCGGGTGATTTATAATGCTTACAACCCCAATAAAGTAGTTATGCTGCTACCGCCGGGACTTGATTCGCAAGTAGTGGCGCGTTACCCGCTTTTGGAAGATCGCAAAATGTTGGACGGTAAGGCTACCGCGTATGTGTGCCAGAATTTCGCTTGCCTGCGTCCAGTTACAACACCCGAAGGGTTAGCCGAACAATTGGGTGTGGCTTTATCTTGAAGGGGATTAGAATAACAAGAAAACGGGCGTGGTTTTAAGCCACTCCCGCTCAAACTAGGCTTCAGTCATTTCTACCAAATGTGCGCGGTCTACCATTTCGTCATGTTCCTTGAGGTGCTCGCGTACCATCAAAGCAACCGTCGCGCCTTCGCCAACTGCGCTGGCAACTTGTTTGGTGCTGCCCGCTCGGCAATCCCCTGCCGCGAAAATACCGCGTATCGAGGTCTCCAGAGTTCGGCTGGTAGTTATAAAGCCGCGCTCATCCATTTTAATTGCCGAGTCCTTCAAAAAGCCCGTATTCGGAGTTAGACCGACAAATACGAAGACCGCTGCTGGTTTTTCCTCGTAAGTTTCATTGTTCAAGTTGTTCAGCACCGTAACCGATTCAAGATGCCCTTCACCCCTGAAAGCTTGAATCTGTGTGTTATAGCGAACTTCAACATTGGATATCGAATTCAGTTTGTCGATAATTACCTTGCTAGCAGCCAGTTGCTCTTTTCGTACCAGTAAGGTCACTTTAGAACCGAACTTGCTCAAACCGATGGCTTCTTCTGCCGCGCTGTTGCCACCGCCCACCACCATTATCTCGCGTCCCTTATAGAAAGGACCGTCACAGGTGGCGCAAAAGTGAACGCCCGCACCGATGAAATCCTCTTCGCCTTCCACACCAAGCCGCTTGTAATTAGTACCTAACGCCACTACTAGTGCAGTCGCGCAATAGACATCGCCGTTTCCGGTTTTGACATAGTGATGGTCACCCTCATGTCCGGCTTGACCTTCTCCATCTACTCCGATTTCGACCACTTCTTGCGCTTGCAGGATTTCAACTCCAAAGCGTTTGGCTTGCTCGGTCAGTTCATCAGCAAAAGCTGCTCCCGTTATGCCCTTTGAAAAGCCGGGGTAGTTATCCAGTCGTTCGGTAACAGCCGCTTGCCCACCTGTACCGCTGCGCTCAATTACCAGTGTTTCCATGCCCTCTCTCGCGGCGTAAATGGCGGCAGTTAGCCCGGCGGGTCCGCTTCCCACTACAATAAGGTCGTAGAAGGGACGGCTGGCGCTAGTTTGAAGGTTTAATTTATCGGCAAGCTCCGCGTTGGTCGGCTCGACCAGAAAAGAATTATCGCTGAAAATAATGGTGGGAATAATTTGCTTGCCCTTGTTATAACTTTGAACAACGTTTTGTCCTTCCGGGTTATTATCAATATCTACCCAATTGTAAGGTACACGCTGCTCGTTTAAAAATTTCTTGGCGCGTTTGCAATCGGGACACCACGGTGCGCCATATATAGTTATATCTGCCATCTTTATTACTCCAAGTTACTTTACATAAATGTGCTATATGACTCTGTGTTTGAAGTGATTCACAATCGTACCCAAAAGGCGAAGATTATAAGCACCAGCAAAAAAGACGGGAAAACCACTGGGAAAATTGAACGAGGGTGAACGGGAAATGCTGGAACTGGACTACTGCAAAAACTAGGTAATGACAGTGTTTACCTTAGCCTTGGCGAATCTGGAGAGATGGGTGCGAGATTATTGCTTCCCAGCCAGTTATGTCCAATTGCAACTAGAAAAGGCAGTGCCCTTTTCCGATCTTGGAGGACGGGTAAACCAGCAGCCTTTCAATAATAGCGATGGAAATGAAAACCAGTTACACTAAAATAAAAAAGTGGGATTAGATAGAAAAGATGGAGCTGGGGGGAGTTGAACCCCCGTCCAAAAAGGTCAAACCTACAGACTCATCCACAAGCTTGGTTGACTTCTAATCTCGAACTAAGAAACTAAGCCGACAAAGGTTCCTCGTTCAAATTGTGTGGTCTTTGATCAGGTTACCCAACTCTTGCCTGAACGCATCCCGTTTTTGCAACGCCCCTACCAGCTCCACGGGACCCGGATCTGTCGGAACGGCTGTTTAACTAATTAAGCAGCGAAAGCGAAAGCCGCAGGGGCTTTCTGTGTAGTAGTTTTGCCAGTTATTGGCTTGCTTCATTTTTACGAGGGTAAAGCGCCTCGGCTTGCATCTATAGACCCTCGCTCCCTGTCGAAACCGGGCAGCCCCAAAGTCGTTTGTACATTATATTATACGCATAGAGTCAAGCTTAGTTTCGCCCTTCAAGTGCCTCTTTTTCCAAGTTGCTTACCACCAAATCAAGTTCACGCAGCAAGCTTTCCGGTACTCGTCCTCGAAACTGCTCAACTAACGCTCGGAAATACCACAGTATCCCATCCATCCCTCCGCGAAACCGCTGCCATACATCATGTTGATAGGTACGGAAATCGTTCAGAGTCGAACGGGCGTTATGCAGCTTATCAGCTGCTGAAACAAGCAAAATGGAGGAAGAAGCCTGCGTGATATGTTCCAGATATTTCTCCTTGCGCTCTCTCCAAGGTGGTTTTGGTATCTCGAAAGAGTCTGAACAACCTAACACTATCTGCGCCACTGCCTCACCATATTTTTGCCGGATCAATTCTAGGGTCTCCAACCCTCCTTGATCTTCGACTGCATCGTGCAATAACGCAGCGATTGCCTGATCCTCAGTTGCGCCATGTTCCAGCACAATACTCGCCACCGCCAACAAATGGGCAACATAGGGAGTCTCAGAACCTTTACGAGTTTGCCTGCTGTGAAGTTTAGTAGCAAAGACAAGCGCATCCTCAAAACGCGAAGTTAGCACCATATACCCTCCTAGTCAAAAGCGCAAAACTCGCCTTTGAGCTTACGTTGTGCGGAATTACTCCGCCCTTGCCCTAATTGGGGCATAATAATCTTATCAGTAGTTTACCAGCATGGCTAGGTTTTAGCTAGTCCCATAGTTATCATGTAGGGGTGCTGCTGCTGGCGAACTAAAATTAAAAACCTGTGGGTTTTTACCCGATTGAATTACTTTCAGAGATGGATATTCTTTAATTACACCTTGAATGGATTCTGGATGCTCAGACCAATTCAGATGAGGTATATATTAAGTAAACAAAGTGCTAGTTCTTTTTTAGTTCTTTTTAACCTTCTAGTGCCATAGCAATAAACCTACTTTCCTCCTAAAATTTTTAAGTTGGTAAGCTTGTAACCAACTTTCAGGAAAGGCAATGTTTTTACATTTCCAATCTGGGTTAAAAATATTAAGGGAGAATTGGTATGAAGAATAAAAGGGCAAAGATTTTCATAATACTAGCCGTAGCGCTGGTTATAGCAGTTATGCCGGGTATCGCCTCAGCTCACGAACTCCGGGTGGTTGGTAACTACAATTTTGTAGTTGGCTTTCTAAATGAACCAGCCTATGCCGGGCAGCAAAACGGACTTGACCTGACAATCTGTGATGGTGTTTGCAAATACGTGGTAAAGGATGGAAGCCGGGTGCTGGAAAACCCGGTGCTAGACGCAGAGAAGAGCCTCAAAGCCGAAGTCAGTATGGGTAGCAATGCCCCTCTGGTTCTTACTATAGCCACTCGCTATGGCATGCCCGGTAAATATGCTGCCTATTTCCTGCCATCAACGGTTGGCGCTTATACCTATCATATCTATGGTGAACTTTCCGGTAGCAAAATTGACGAGAAATTTACCAGCGGACCAAAAACCTTTGGCGAAGCTCAACTGTTGAACGCATATCCTGCTAGCGTGGATGCTGATATGATGGCAATACATACCCAGATTAAGGATGCAAAAGATTCTGCTTCTACTGCAACTTATTTCGGTATTGCAGGTATAGCTTTTGGAGTTATTGCGCTTGGAGT contains:
- a CDS encoding thioredoxin domain-containing protein — protein: MNNPYDENRFTNRLINETSPYLLQHAHNPVNWYPWGEEAFAKARAENKPVLLSVGYSACHWCHVMERESFENEEIAALMNENFVSIKVDREERPDIDSIYMEAVTALTGRGGWPMTVFLTPEGAPFYGGTYFPPDNRYSGMASFPQILNTLSDVFREQPEDIANNATELKNMLNSSLSERGVQTTGDLNVAMLNSATENLNAQFDTKKGGLGNAPKFPQAAALDYVLKSWRRNSSRKVLENLLLTLDRMAMGGMYDQLGGGFHRYSTDADWLVPHFEKMLYDNSQLSLLYLEAFLATGRGFYRQIAEHILEYIQREMTYPEGGFYSTQDADSEGEEGKFFVWSKREIEEILGVEDAAVICRFYNVSERGNWEGHNILHVTSPLQQIVQELGKSEDEIEEVLGFSLDKLFEVREQRIKPGRDEKILTSWNGLMLKSFAVAGRVLDNPAYIHIAKNNAEFVLKYLKKEGRLLRTFKDDVKGKQARLNAFLEDYAFFADGLLALYEATFDLRWLDEANYLAEVMLEQFWDETIKGFYDTSLDHEQLVTRPRNYMDNATPCGNSVAVEVLLKLALFTGQELYREKAASALESVAGLMPRQPLGFGRWLSATDFYLGEAKEIVIVGEPDAADTKALLRVIYNAYNPNKVVMLLPPGLDSQVVARYPLLEDRKMLDGKATAYVCQNFACLRPVTTPEGLAEQLGVALS
- a CDS encoding HD domain-containing protein — protein: MLTSRFEDALVFATKLHSRQTRKGSETPYVAHLLAVASIVLEHGATEDQAIAALLHDAVEDQGGLETLELIRQKYGEAVAQIVLGCSDSFEIPKPPWRERKEKYLEHITQASSSILLVSAADKLHNARSTLNDFRTYQHDVWQRFRGGMDGILWYFRALVEQFRGRVPESLLRELDLVVSNLEKEALEGRN
- a CDS encoding FAD-dependent oxidoreductase, giving the protein MADITIYGAPWCPDCKRAKKFLNEQRVPYNWVDIDNNPEGQNVVQSYNKGKQIIPTIIFSDNSFLVEPTNAELADKLNLQTSASRPFYDLIVVGSGPAGLTAAIYAAREGMETLVIERSGTGGQAAVTERLDNYPGFSKGITGAAFADELTEQAKRFGVEILQAQEVVEIGVDGEGQAGHEGDHHYVKTGNGDVYCATALVVALGTNYKRLGVEGEEDFIGAGVHFCATCDGPFYKGREIMVVGGGNSAAEEAIGLSKFGSKVTLLVRKEQLAASKVIIDKLNSISNVEVRYNTQIQAFRGEGHLESVTVLNNLNNETYEEKPAAVFVFVGLTPNTGFLKDSAIKMDERGFITTSRTLETSIRGIFAAGDCRAGSTKQVASAVGEGATVALMVREHLKEHDEMVDRAHLVEMTEA